In Leptospira koniambonensis, a single genomic region encodes these proteins:
- a CDS encoding lipoprotein LipL45, whose product MNKIISVASAVLVVGLLTSGACKKPAENADSANAKQSQPSAIVVFSVGEAKIQHADLTEDKASLGTVLKEGDKVETKAKAKVDIQFSDGSAVRLAEKSSLEFSALALNTQGNTDTRLSLVSGKVFAKVNKASKDDQFSVVTPTAIAGVRGTSFVVDRTKNDRSVVKVLEGSVAVSPRVRALEGATAEEISANAELQKIKASLDKAEVILEKDESSIVKAPDKKFGEKELTKLDATLEKDIPKAVTKLTGAGVSKTEEEEIRTIVTLDKDTTDKLVKLNIDPKSGKIDEATNAANEAERKKIEEELAKRQADELKRFKNVLVSAPKNLKTNKDLVNYYEKLEKIVLADGKTTIIGAIVDQQGSTMIVHTEDGIKKINQDDVKEVIYDFQTKSEN is encoded by the coding sequence ATGAATAAGATCATTTCCGTTGCATCGGCCGTCCTAGTGGTCGGTCTGTTGACATCCGGAGCTTGTAAAAAGCCTGCGGAGAACGCGGATTCCGCGAACGCAAAACAGAGCCAACCATCGGCAATCGTAGTATTTAGCGTAGGGGAAGCAAAAATCCAACACGCTGACTTAACTGAAGACAAAGCTAGTCTTGGAACTGTCCTAAAAGAAGGGGACAAAGTTGAAACCAAGGCAAAAGCGAAAGTCGATATCCAATTCTCTGATGGATCAGCGGTTCGTTTAGCTGAAAAATCTAGCTTGGAATTCTCCGCTCTCGCTTTGAATACCCAAGGAAACACTGACACTAGATTGTCTTTAGTTTCTGGAAAAGTTTTCGCTAAAGTAAATAAAGCAAGTAAAGACGATCAGTTCTCTGTAGTAACTCCAACCGCAATTGCGGGAGTTAGAGGAACTTCTTTCGTTGTGGATCGTACTAAAAACGACAGATCTGTTGTAAAAGTATTAGAAGGATCCGTTGCAGTATCTCCAAGAGTTCGCGCTCTGGAAGGTGCAACTGCTGAAGAGATTTCTGCGAATGCAGAATTACAAAAGATCAAAGCTTCTTTAGACAAAGCTGAAGTTATCTTAGAAAAAGACGAGTCTTCCATAGTAAAAGCTCCTGATAAAAAATTCGGTGAGAAAGAACTTACTAAGCTAGACGCTACTTTGGAGAAAGACATTCCTAAAGCGGTTACTAAACTAACCGGCGCAGGAGTTTCCAAAACCGAAGAAGAAGAGATCAGAACTATCGTTACTCTGGACAAAGACACTACCGATAAATTAGTAAAACTGAATATCGATCCTAAGTCTGGAAAAATCGATGAAGCTACAAACGCTGCTAACGAAGCTGAGAGAAAGAAAATTGAAGAAGAATTAGCTAAGCGTCAGGCTGATGAGCTAAAAAGATTCAAGAACGTTCTTGTTTCTGCTCCTAAAAACCTGAAAACCAATAAGGATCTTGTAAACTACTACGAGAAACTGGAAAAAATCGTATTGGCTGATGGCAAAACTACCATCATCGGAGCGATCGTAGACCAGCAAGGTAGCACAATGATCGTCCATACCGAAGATGGTATTAAGAAGATCAACCAGGATGATGTAAAAGAAGTTATCTACGACTTCCAAACTAAATCCGAAAACTAA
- the lipA gene encoding lipoyl synthase, which yields MNPLKKKPRSNAYQPAPEKPDWLKVRLPFREKENPVDFVRSSVEGGKLNTVCESASCPNLNHCWSRKTATYMLAGDICTRRCSYCDVAFGKPLALDPEEPLRVAESAKVLGLKHVVITSVNRDDLSDGAAAHYKKTVELIRERLPECKIEILVPDFKMKEENLEIVYSSKPDIFNHNLETVERLFPTVAPAKKYERSLDVLQHASEKGLLTKSGLILGLGETLEEVHQTLKDLRSVGVQMITLGQYLQPTPTHLPVSEYIRPEVFKDLKEFGKALGFRTVFSGPLVRSSYHADEQVPWFEN from the coding sequence GTGAATCCTCTCAAAAAGAAGCCCAGATCCAATGCTTACCAACCCGCTCCCGAAAAACCGGACTGGTTAAAGGTTAGGCTTCCTTTCCGTGAAAAGGAAAATCCGGTCGATTTCGTCCGTAGTTCCGTCGAGGGAGGAAAACTAAATACAGTCTGCGAAAGTGCTTCTTGCCCTAATCTGAATCATTGTTGGTCCAGAAAAACCGCAACTTATATGCTCGCAGGTGATATTTGCACAAGACGTTGTTCCTATTGTGATGTTGCTTTTGGAAAACCACTCGCCTTAGATCCGGAAGAACCGTTAAGAGTGGCAGAGTCTGCGAAGGTTTTAGGCCTTAAGCATGTAGTAATCACATCAGTTAACAGAGATGATCTATCAGATGGAGCCGCTGCTCATTACAAAAAAACTGTAGAGTTAATCCGAGAAAGATTGCCTGAATGCAAAATTGAAATTTTAGTACCAGACTTTAAAATGAAGGAAGAAAACTTAGAGATCGTTTATTCTTCCAAACCAGACATATTCAATCATAACCTAGAAACCGTAGAGAGATTATTTCCTACTGTAGCTCCTGCAAAAAAATACGAAAGATCCTTGGATGTTCTTCAGCATGCGTCTGAAAAAGGACTTTTAACTAAAAGTGGACTCATCCTAGGACTAGGCGAAACATTAGAAGAAGTCCATCAAACTTTAAAAGATCTCAGATCAGTCGGAGTGCAGATGATTACCTTAGGACAATATCTTCAACCAACTCCTACACATCTTCCTGTGAGCGAATATATTCGACCTGAAGTATTTAAAGATCTGAAAGAATTCGGAAAAGCCTTAGGATTCAGAACTGTATTCTCAGGACCTTTGGTCAGAAGTTCTTATCACGCGGACGAGCAAGTGCCGTGGTTCGAAAATTAA
- a CDS encoding pseudouridine synthase, with product MGEKIAKEKSGEESSKEIRINRFLADCGLGSRRKVEELILSGKVKVNGAVEKNLSTKIRVGSDIVQVGNKKLVPPTESVFLALNKPKGFLCSHSDRFHSNTVFELLPKKYGKLFIAGRLDLDSRGLLLLSDQGNLVQEITHPSEGSEKEYEVILEEELDAKEVKDRFTKGFIDEGEFLKAEKVTSLVKGEESSKFRVILKQGRKRQIRRMFSILGGRVIDLQRIRIGKLSLEKLKIGEGKFVLLDPKVWRP from the coding sequence TTGGGCGAAAAAATCGCAAAAGAAAAATCGGGGGAAGAATCCTCCAAAGAGATCCGAATCAACAGATTCCTGGCAGACTGCGGCCTAGGATCTCGCAGAAAGGTAGAAGAATTGATCCTTTCCGGCAAAGTGAAAGTTAACGGTGCCGTCGAAAAGAATCTAAGCACAAAGATCCGGGTCGGTTCTGATATAGTGCAGGTTGGAAATAAAAAATTAGTTCCTCCTACTGAATCTGTGTTTCTCGCACTAAACAAACCTAAAGGTTTTCTTTGCTCTCATAGCGATCGTTTTCATTCTAATACAGTTTTTGAATTACTCCCTAAAAAGTACGGAAAACTTTTTATCGCAGGAAGATTGGACCTGGATTCCAGGGGTCTTCTTCTTTTATCCGACCAAGGAAACTTAGTCCAAGAGATCACTCATCCATCCGAAGGTTCCGAAAAAGAATACGAAGTAATCTTAGAAGAAGAATTGGATGCCAAAGAAGTAAAGGACAGATTCACTAAGGGATTTATCGACGAGGGAGAATTTTTAAAAGCGGAGAAGGTTACATCCTTAGTAAAAGGGGAAGAATCTTCCAAGTTCAGAGTGATCTTAAAACAAGGAAGAAAACGCCAGATCCGTAGGATGTTCTCTATCCTTGGCGGAAGAGTGATCGATCTACAAAGAATTCGTATCGGAAAACTATCTTTGGAAAAATTGAAAATCGGAGAAGGTAAGTTCGTCTTACTGGATCCTAAAGTTTGGAGACCATGA
- a CDS encoding MBOAT family O-acyltransferase yields MNFTSLEFLFFFCLVFLVYWNLPDRWKKHFLILSSALFYAFSSWKFLFHLILVVAINWAFIRFFLAKKWFLYVSIGFNVLNLAFFKYFYFFADIVGIFLGIPDFQNKVSLDGILSKSLDWAGFEVVLPLTISYYTFQFISLLVDKRKGVITEEIGFFKLASYIFLFPVMIAGPILRFNDVTTQFDSPKMEKEDMVDGLWLVVIGLFKKSVVSVLMSGSIFQVFAETSAFSGAALLSTIYFFAIYLYLDFSGLTDIARGMGKLLGFTLPQNFRAPFFFTGFGDFWRRWHLTFSFWIRDYLYIPLGGSRSGTIRTCFNYLVAFGLGGLWHGANLNYLLWGVLTGLYLSIERVLTDWKIKILPEIPYVKRIITYLFVLHIYSISWILFFTPDFGSAVAAVMRIFVWSNGIAFPNMEPCIFALLVAILFHSAEEWPEKFKVEFKWKALLLPIVWILVLLAVPSGNADFFYGQF; encoded by the coding sequence ATGAATTTTACCAGTTTAGAATTTTTATTTTTTTTCTGCCTAGTCTTTCTGGTGTATTGGAATCTTCCAGATCGATGGAAGAAACATTTTTTAATCTTAAGCTCCGCGTTATTTTACGCATTCTCTTCTTGGAAGTTTTTATTCCATCTCATTCTTGTGGTGGCGATTAACTGGGCATTCATTCGGTTTTTCTTAGCTAAAAAATGGTTCTTATATGTTTCTATTGGATTTAATGTTCTTAATTTAGCTTTTTTTAAATATTTCTATTTTTTCGCAGATATAGTCGGAATATTTTTAGGAATTCCTGATTTCCAAAACAAAGTCAGCTTGGATGGAATACTTTCTAAGTCTTTGGACTGGGCCGGATTTGAAGTAGTTCTTCCTCTAACCATCAGTTATTATACATTCCAATTCATTTCACTTTTAGTAGATAAGAGAAAAGGGGTGATCACAGAAGAGATTGGATTTTTTAAATTAGCTTCTTATATTTTCCTTTTTCCTGTAATGATCGCAGGTCCTATCTTAAGATTTAACGATGTAACAACCCAATTCGATTCTCCTAAAATGGAAAAAGAAGATATGGTGGACGGACTATGGCTCGTGGTCATAGGTCTTTTTAAAAAGTCTGTGGTTTCCGTTTTAATGTCTGGATCCATCTTCCAAGTATTTGCAGAAACATCTGCTTTTTCTGGAGCAGCACTTTTAAGTACGATATATTTCTTTGCGATCTATCTATACTTAGATTTTTCAGGGTTAACAGACATCGCAAGAGGAATGGGAAAACTTTTAGGATTTACTCTTCCCCAAAACTTCAGGGCTCCATTCTTCTTTACTGGATTTGGGGATTTTTGGAGAAGATGGCATTTGACCTTCTCTTTTTGGATCCGAGATTACTTGTACATTCCACTTGGCGGTTCCAGAAGTGGGACAATACGTACTTGTTTTAATTATCTAGTCGCATTTGGTCTAGGTGGGCTTTGGCACGGAGCAAATTTAAATTATCTTCTTTGGGGAGTTTTGACAGGTTTATATCTTTCTATCGAAAGAGTATTAACCGATTGGAAGATCAAGATCCTACCTGAGATCCCTTATGTAAAAAGGATAATTACATATTTATTCGTTCTACATATCTACAGTATCTCTTGGATCTTATTCTTCACTCCTGATTTCGGTTCAGCCGTGGCGGCTGTAATGAGAATATTCGTTTGGTCGAATGGAATTGCCTTCCCGAATATGGAGCCTTGTATTTTTGCACTCTTAGTCGCTATCTTATTCCATTCTGCCGAAGAATGGCCTGAAAAATTTAAGGTCGAGTTTAAGTGGAAAGCGCTACTTCTTCCTATCGTATGGATCTTGGTCTTACTCGCCGTACCTAGTGGAAACGCTGATTTCTTTTACGGACAATTCTGA
- a CDS encoding DUF1574 domain-containing protein — protein MKKKYIYLPLIFLIVLFFADKIFLLDFFQTSFYQEGNPVYYTQRKHLFERLQKDGSLKDKNLLLAFGDSRAYPYSIKTLPTSLANDWTVYNFSGPQAVPAYGFYWFRKIIEAGIKPKVVFYVISPEGFDDSKGLLYEPFLRLGADEEFKSTYWEKFSFSDKLEIWKEKIFSIRKIKPGFKLFWSRLTGRKLKEYRADQNQENMILELGNGEQLAYASASNNPKKLEKDALRLKSIYLSGFTLGETEFFIVEEFLKLAEKEGVKVYLIWPKVYPGYREGYYELGLEKSWWPRVRELAFKYGASAADMNTLSSCDLYYDGSHQSVFCILEQSEILMNDYTGKKKLP, from the coding sequence ATGAAAAAGAAATATATCTATCTTCCTTTAATCTTTCTAATTGTTTTATTCTTTGCGGATAAAATTTTCCTTTTGGATTTTTTCCAAACTTCTTTTTACCAAGAAGGAAATCCTGTCTATTATACCCAAAGAAAACATCTATTTGAGAGACTCCAAAAAGACGGATCTCTTAAAGACAAAAATTTACTTTTGGCATTCGGAGATTCTAGAGCTTATCCATATTCTATCAAAACACTTCCTACTTCTTTAGCGAATGATTGGACAGTATATAATTTTTCGGGACCACAAGCTGTTCCTGCTTACGGTTTCTACTGGTTCCGTAAAATTATAGAAGCAGGGATTAAACCAAAAGTTGTCTTTTATGTGATTAGTCCCGAAGGTTTTGATGATTCTAAGGGTTTATTATACGAACCTTTTTTAAGACTAGGTGCCGACGAAGAATTTAAGAGCACATATTGGGAGAAGTTTTCTTTTTCAGATAAATTGGAAATCTGGAAGGAGAAAATTTTTAGCATCCGAAAGATCAAACCAGGTTTTAAACTTTTTTGGTCCAGGCTAACTGGCAGAAAACTCAAAGAGTACAGAGCAGATCAAAATCAAGAAAACATGATCCTGGAACTTGGAAATGGGGAACAACTTGCGTATGCAAGTGCGAGTAATAATCCTAAAAAACTAGAAAAGGATGCCCTTCGTTTAAAAAGTATCTATCTTTCCGGATTCACCCTAGGAGAGACTGAATTTTTCATCGTGGAAGAATTCTTAAAACTAGCGGAGAAGGAAGGAGTCAAAGTTTATTTGATCTGGCCTAAAGTGTATCCTGGGTATAGAGAAGGTTATTACGAACTAGGACTCGAAAAATCCTGGTGGCCTAGAGTCAGGGAACTTGCTTTCAAATACGGCGCGTCTGCGGCGGATATGAATACTCTGAGTTCTTGCGATCTATATTATGATGGCTCTCACCAAAGTGTTTTTTGTATATTAGAACAGTCTGAAATTTTAATGAACGACTATACAGGAAAGAAAAAACTTCCCTAA
- the fsa gene encoding fructose-6-phosphate aldolase, protein MELYLDTANVDEIKEIASYGLLDGVTTNPSLIAKSGRSFKEVIKEICAIVPGPVSAEVLATKHEDMLKEADELVKIAPNVVIKVPLIPEGLKTVVKLTEKGIPTNVTLCFSAPQALLAAKAGATYISPFIGRVDDTSWDGMELISEIREIYDNYGYETKILAASIRGPIHLKESALRGADCATMPISAYQQLFKHPLTDIGLEKFLEDAKKLKW, encoded by the coding sequence GTGGAATTATATTTAGATACAGCCAATGTGGACGAGATCAAAGAGATCGCGTCCTACGGTCTTTTGGACGGAGTTACTACAAACCCTTCTTTGATCGCTAAATCAGGTCGTAGTTTTAAAGAAGTGATCAAAGAGATCTGTGCAATCGTACCTGGCCCTGTAAGCGCAGAAGTTCTCGCAACCAAACATGAGGACATGTTAAAAGAAGCAGACGAACTTGTAAAGATCGCTCCAAACGTAGTCATCAAGGTTCCTTTAATTCCAGAAGGATTAAAAACTGTAGTAAAACTTACTGAGAAAGGAATTCCTACAAACGTAACTCTTTGTTTTTCCGCTCCTCAGGCTCTTCTTGCAGCAAAAGCAGGAGCAACTTATATTTCTCCTTTTATTGGTCGTGTAGACGATACTTCTTGGGATGGAATGGAACTGATCTCTGAGATCAGAGAGATCTATGATAACTACGGTTATGAAACTAAGATTTTAGCTGCTTCTATCAGAGGACCAATCCACTTGAAAGAATCTGCTCTACGCGGAGCTGATTGTGCTACTATGCCAATCTCTGCTTACCAGCAGTTATTCAAACATCCATTAACCGATATCGGTTTGGAAAAATTCTTAGAAGACGCTAAGAAGCTTAAGTGGTAA
- the purH gene encoding bifunctional phosphoribosylaminoimidazolecarboxamide formyltransferase/IMP cyclohydrolase gives MIKITRALISVSDKTGLIGFAKYLESKGVEIISTGGTLKTLTENGIKAIAIDDYTGFPEILDGRVKTLHPKVHGGLLGVTSKPEHRQKMEELKIPKIDLVVVNLYPFVQTVSKPGVHLDEAIENIDIGGPSMIRSASKNYRHTVVVTDPNDYKTVEESMKVNDGSVDADTSFLLMRKAFSHTAMYDTAISSWFNKLAGEKFPDILNLSFTKKQKLRYGENPHQGAAFYEPLFTKSEFSPLQGKELSFNNMLDFDAAFHISALLPNNTVCIIKHLNPCGIAYADDTLEAFRLAKRTDPISAFGGIIGIKGTVTGELAVLIGETFVEGVIAQKFEPAALEYFSKKPNVRLIEIADFQEALDEMDLRPIHHGILLQDRDYATITEKDLKIVSKKQPTEEDIRGLMFAWSTVKFIKSNAIVYTEENATLGIGAGQMSRVDSVQLGATKALNVGLSVVGSYVASDAFFPFRDGIDAIAKVGAKAIIQPGGSIRDEEVIKAADEHGLIMVFTGMRHFRH, from the coding sequence ATGATCAAAATCACTCGCGCCCTTATTTCAGTTAGCGATAAAACAGGACTTATCGGATTCGCCAAGTACCTGGAATCCAAAGGAGTGGAAATCATTTCCACTGGTGGAACCCTCAAAACACTTACCGAAAACGGAATCAAAGCAATCGCAATAGACGATTATACCGGATTTCCAGAAATTTTGGACGGAAGAGTAAAAACTCTCCACCCTAAGGTTCACGGAGGACTTTTAGGTGTGACTTCCAAACCAGAACATAGACAGAAGATGGAAGAATTAAAAATTCCAAAGATCGATCTGGTAGTTGTGAACTTATACCCATTCGTTCAGACTGTTTCCAAACCTGGTGTTCATCTAGACGAAGCAATAGAAAATATTGATATTGGCGGACCTTCTATGATCCGTTCTGCGAGTAAGAACTACAGACATACAGTAGTAGTTACAGATCCGAACGATTATAAAACGGTGGAAGAATCCATGAAGGTAAACGACGGTTCCGTCGATGCGGACACTTCTTTCCTTCTAATGAGAAAAGCGTTCTCTCATACTGCAATGTACGATACTGCGATCTCTTCTTGGTTCAATAAACTTGCCGGGGAGAAGTTCCCAGACATCCTAAATCTTTCCTTCACCAAAAAACAAAAACTCAGATACGGAGAAAACCCTCACCAAGGTGCCGCATTCTATGAGCCTTTGTTTACAAAGAGCGAATTTTCTCCTCTCCAAGGAAAAGAATTATCTTTTAATAATATGTTGGATTTTGATGCGGCATTCCATATTTCCGCACTTCTTCCTAACAATACTGTATGTATCATCAAACATTTGAATCCTTGCGGAATCGCATATGCGGATGACACATTAGAAGCTTTCCGTTTGGCGAAGAGGACTGATCCTATTTCTGCATTCGGTGGTATCATAGGTATCAAGGGAACTGTCACTGGAGAACTCGCGGTTCTAATCGGAGAAACTTTCGTAGAAGGTGTGATCGCTCAGAAATTCGAACCTGCTGCTTTAGAATATTTCTCTAAGAAGCCGAATGTTCGCCTGATTGAGATTGCAGATTTCCAAGAAGCTTTGGATGAAATGGATTTGAGACCTATTCATCATGGAATTCTTCTACAAGATAGAGACTATGCAACCATCACAGAAAAAGATCTGAAGATCGTTTCTAAAAAACAACCTACTGAAGAAGATATCAGAGGTCTGATGTTTGCTTGGTCCACTGTAAAATTTATCAAGTCAAACGCGATTGTTTATACAGAAGAGAACGCAACCCTAGGAATTGGCGCAGGACAAATGTCTAGAGTGGATTCAGTTCAATTAGGTGCGACCAAGGCTCTAAATGTTGGACTTTCAGTTGTAGGCTCTTATGTAGCGAGTGATGCATTCTTTCCATTCAGAGATGGAATAGATGCAATTGCAAAAGTAGGAGCAAAAGCAATCATCCAACCCGGAGGATCTATCCGGGACGAAGAAGTGATCAAGGCAGCTGATGAGCATGGATTGATCATGGTGTTCACCGGCATGAGGCATTTTAGGCATTAA
- the purN gene encoding phosphoribosylglycinamide formyltransferase, whose protein sequence is MASLIPKPRKKLVFLASGRGSNLEAVLQAIQKGKIPGNPAFLVTDNPEALSIQIAARFNVPAKVLDFKSYSKKEEYHLDLLRTLEEISPDLIVACGYMRILKPEIIRAFRNRIINIHPSLLPSFTGLHAQKQAFDYGVKFAGCTAHFVDEGVDSGPIILQGIVKIEEGMTERELTLAILKEEHKILPLAVKHFCEDRLLIKDRKVSIL, encoded by the coding sequence TTGGCAAGTCTGATTCCCAAACCCAGAAAAAAGCTTGTCTTTTTGGCCTCCGGGCGGGGGAGCAACCTAGAAGCTGTCCTTCAGGCGATCCAAAAGGGAAAAATCCCCGGAAATCCGGCTTTTCTAGTCACAGACAACCCGGAAGCCCTATCTATCCAGATCGCAGCCCGCTTTAATGTCCCGGCCAAGGTCTTAGACTTCAAATCTTACTCCAAAAAAGAAGAATATCATCTGGACCTTCTCCGCACCCTGGAAGAAATTTCTCCGGACCTGATCGTGGCCTGCGGGTACATGAGAATTCTAAAACCAGAAATCATCCGAGCGTTTCGAAATAGGATTATCAATATACACCCTTCTCTTCTTCCCTCCTTTACTGGTTTGCATGCTCAAAAGCAGGCATTCGATTATGGGGTGAAGTTTGCGGGTTGCACCGCTCATTTTGTGGACGAAGGTGTGGATTCTGGTCCTATCATTTTGCAGGGTATTGTTAAAATCGAGGAAGGAATGACCGAAAGAGAATTGACTCTTGCCATTCTCAAAGAGGAACATAAAATCCTGCCCCTCGCGGTTAAACATTTCTGCGAAGATCGGCTCCTCATTAAAGACAGGAAGGTCTCAATCCTCTAG
- the fliS gene encoding flagellar export chaperone FliS produces MSLARKSTASVEQYKSNEISTVSQGRLIVMLYEGAIRFLNVAIENNTPRKYDVVNNNILKAQEIVTELMLALNMENGGEVANNLLGIYVYIKKRLLEANMKKDSEIISEIIKYLEDLKLAWEEIEKKEKTSSVVPMPSAGSPRTGLSLQG; encoded by the coding sequence ATGTCACTTGCTAGAAAATCGACGGCGTCCGTCGAACAGTATAAATCCAATGAAATTTCTACTGTGAGCCAGGGCCGGCTTATCGTGATGTTATATGAAGGGGCGATTCGCTTCCTGAACGTTGCCATCGAGAATAATACACCCCGCAAGTACGACGTGGTGAATAATAATATCCTAAAAGCCCAAGAGATTGTGACTGAACTGATGCTCGCTCTAAACATGGAGAACGGGGGAGAGGTTGCAAACAATCTTCTTGGTATTTATGTTTATATTAAAAAGCGCTTATTAGAAGCAAACATGAAGAAGGACAGCGAGATCATTTCCGAAATCATCAAATATTTGGAAGATCTAAAACTTGCTTGGGAAGAAATTGAGAAGAAAGAAAAAACTTCTTCCGTAGTCCCTATGCCTTCCGCTGGTTCTCCAAGAACCGGTCTCTCTCTCCAAGGTTAA
- a CDS encoding molecular chaperone DnaJ, translating to MEDGDLLSRALDFYGLPKKFDANLVRSRFRELSRKYHPDSGEYETDIMFKELVQLRDVLLSSLQDESFAILENSKEDPEGFQFYKLAKQKAAQAIERYFQFTDGNPVYLKKEDNPALLRLRQELETAKNELEEFLAKFPKSIWKEDTETTLKKISVWFKD from the coding sequence TTGGAAGACGGGGACCTGCTGAGCCGTGCCCTGGACTTTTACGGACTCCCCAAAAAATTCGACGCAAATCTAGTCCGGAGCAGATTCCGGGAACTCTCTCGTAAGTATCATCCAGATTCTGGAGAATACGAAACGGATATCATGTTTAAGGAATTAGTCCAGCTGAGAGATGTATTACTTTCTTCTCTCCAAGACGAATCTTTTGCAATTTTAGAAAATTCTAAAGAAGATCCGGAAGGATTCCAATTTTATAAACTGGCCAAACAGAAAGCTGCTCAGGCTATCGAAAGATATTTTCAGTTCACTGACGGAAATCCAGTATATCTCAAGAAGGAAGACAATCCTGCTCTTCTACGCTTAAGACAAGAATTAGAAACTGCTAAAAACGAGTTGGAAGAGTTTTTAGCAAAATTTCCTAAAAGTATCTGGAAAGAAGATACTGAAACTACTCTTAAAAAGATAAGTGTCTGGTTTAAAGATTAA
- a CDS encoding LIC11661 family lipoprotein, which translates to MNLFLTRRIHTFFFILSLILSLFSCYNYSTNRVVTTPPTLVGITLIGTGVYELRLRAGNPEAFFSGYTLYTGNTADASRNPADFSSGKACQLPLSILPNQPKEYSIEVNPTAGPLAVPGPGENTNRVCKIVATLNSGDYVTLRSSVISLDLNSGTKDIYVFSMPSNTLQVP; encoded by the coding sequence ATGAATCTTTTTTTAACCAGAAGAATCCACACATTCTTCTTTATCTTATCACTAATCCTTTCCTTATTCTCTTGTTATAATTATTCCACGAATCGGGTAGTTACTACTCCGCCTACTTTAGTAGGGATCACTCTGATCGGCACAGGAGTTTACGAGCTTAGATTGAGAGCTGGAAACCCAGAAGCATTTTTTAGTGGTTATACTTTATATACAGGAAATACCGCGGACGCATCTAGGAACCCTGCTGATTTTTCTTCCGGAAAAGCATGCCAGCTTCCTTTAAGTATTCTTCCGAACCAACCAAAAGAATATTCGATAGAAGTAAATCCAACTGCTGGGCCTCTTGCAGTTCCAGGTCCTGGAGAAAATACAAACAGGGTCTGTAAAATTGTGGCTACTTTAAATTCAGGAGATTACGTAACTCTTAGATCTTCTGTGATCTCTTTGGATTTGAATAGTGGAACTAAAGATATTTATGTATTCTCCATGCCTTCGAATACATTACAAGTTCCTTAA
- a CDS encoding HNH endonuclease has protein sequence MDVLTQPVLVLNATYVPVAIRTVKDAVILLVLRKAELIKDEKGLFIRSEKLKLSTPRIILLTDYYKVPKRKHKLSRENIFLRDDHECVYCRRKLPSSKLTLDHVIPKSRWEEIPREKKPKDYHTWENLVTACKDCNSRKGNKLLQELKWEIPENRSTNKRRFPQFSVSTQLVEKFGWADYIRG, from the coding sequence ATGGATGTTCTAACCCAACCTGTGTTGGTGCTGAACGCGACCTATGTCCCGGTTGCGATCCGAACCGTTAAAGACGCCGTTATCCTTCTCGTTCTCAGAAAAGCAGAACTCATTAAAGACGAAAAAGGTCTTTTTATCAGGTCTGAAAAACTCAAACTTTCCACCCCCAGGATTATCCTACTCACAGACTATTATAAAGTCCCTAAACGTAAGCATAAACTCTCTAGAGAAAATATATTTTTGAGAGATGATCATGAGTGTGTGTACTGTAGACGTAAATTACCTTCTTCCAAACTCACCTTGGATCACGTAATCCCTAAAAGTCGCTGGGAAGAAATTCCCCGGGAAAAAAAACCAAAGGATTACCATACCTGGGAAAATCTGGTCACTGCCTGTAAAGACTGTAATTCCAGAAAAGGAAACAAACTTCTGCAGGAACTCAAGTGGGAGATTCCTGAAAATCGATCGACAAACAAGAGACGTTTTCCACAATTTTCAGTATCCACCCAATTGGTCGAAAAATTCGGCTGGGCGGACTATATACGCGGCTAA